A section of the Candidatus Methylomirabilota bacterium genome encodes:
- a CDS encoding ABC transporter ATP-binding protein: protein THFFTDEGVVRAVDDIDFHIDRGETLGMVGESGCGKSVTALSIMRLIAQPPGRIVSGQILYNGRDLLGLPPREMRKIRGKEISMIFQEPMTSLNPVFTVGEQIAEALRLHEGLNRREAMNRAVEMLRLVHMPNPDRRAREYPHQLSGGMRQRVMIAMALSCNPKLLIADEPTTALDVTIQAQILELLNELKVKFNMAVMLITHDMGVIAETAQRVVVMYAAQVVEEAPVVELFKEPLHPYTQGLLRSIPRIDLAATERRKLDTIPGTVPTLRGEVKPGCRFAPRCAFAKPMHFENTPPLKEVRPGHKVACFLY, encoded by the coding sequence GGACGCACTTCTTCACCGACGAGGGCGTGGTCCGCGCCGTCGACGACATCGACTTCCACATCGACCGGGGCGAGACGCTGGGCATGGTCGGCGAGTCGGGCTGCGGCAAGAGCGTGACGGCGCTGTCCATCATGCGCCTGATCGCCCAGCCGCCGGGCCGCATCGTGAGCGGCCAGATCCTCTACAACGGGCGCGATCTCCTCGGCCTCCCGCCCCGGGAGATGCGGAAGATCCGGGGCAAGGAGATCTCGATGATCTTCCAGGAGCCGATGACCTCGCTCAACCCGGTCTTCACCGTGGGCGAGCAGATCGCCGAGGCCCTCCGGCTCCACGAGGGGCTGAACCGCCGCGAGGCGATGAACCGCGCGGTCGAGATGCTGCGCCTCGTGCACATGCCGAACCCCGACCGCCGGGCGCGCGAGTACCCGCACCAGCTCTCGGGCGGCATGCGCCAGCGCGTGATGATCGCCATGGCGCTGTCGTGCAACCCCAAACTGCTGATCGCGGACGAGCCCACGACGGCGCTCGACGTCACCATCCAGGCCCAGATCCTGGAGCTCCTCAACGAACTGAAGGTGAAGTTCAACATGGCGGTGATGCTGATCACCCACGACATGGGCGTCATCGCGGAGACGGCGCAGCGCGTGGTCGTCATGTACGCCGCCCAGGTGGTCGAGGAGGCGCCGGTGGTGGAGCTGTTCAAGGAGCCGCTCCACCCCTACACCCAGGGCCTGCTCCGCTCGATTCCGCGCATCGACCTGGCGGCGACGGAGAGGCGCAAGCTCGACACGATCCCGGGCACGGTGCCCACGCTGCGCGGGGAGGTCAAGCCTGGCTGCCGCTTCGCGCCGCGCTGCGCCTTCGCCAAGCCGATGCACTTCGAGAACACGCCGCCGCTCAAGGAAGTCCGGCCCGGCCACAAGGTGGCCTGCTTCCTCTACTGA
- a CDS encoding dipeptide ABC transporter ATP-binding protein — translation MPQALLRVKNLKKYFPIRGGLFSREVARVHAVDDVSFEIMAGETLGLVGESGCGKSTTGRTILRLIEATSGEVWFQDKNVTTLDKRSLRALRKEMQIIFQDPYASLNPRMTVGSIIGEALIIHKLAPNRKQREERVVHLLETVGLSAEHLRRYPHEFSGGQRQRIGIARALAVSPKLIVADEPVSALDVSIQAQIINLLEELQAKFGLTYLFIAHDLSVVEHISTRVAVMYLGKIVEIAPAKELYTNPKHPYTEALLSAVPIPDPTVKRKRIILEGDVPSPVNPPSGCRFHTRCPIRVPSCSVNDQVLKQISPGHWVACQVRTGVATA, via the coding sequence ATGCCACAAGCGCTGCTCCGAGTGAAGAACCTCAAGAAGTACTTCCCGATCCGCGGCGGGCTCTTCTCGCGCGAGGTGGCGCGAGTGCACGCGGTGGACGACGTGTCGTTCGAGATCATGGCCGGGGAGACGCTCGGCCTGGTCGGCGAGTCCGGGTGCGGCAAGTCCACCACCGGCCGGACGATCCTGCGCCTCATCGAGGCCACCTCGGGCGAGGTGTGGTTTCAGGACAAGAACGTGACCACGCTGGACAAGCGGTCGCTGCGGGCGCTCCGGAAGGAGATGCAGATCATCTTCCAGGACCCGTACGCCTCGCTGAACCCGCGCATGACGGTGGGCTCGATCATCGGCGAGGCCCTCATCATCCATAAGCTGGCCCCGAACCGGAAGCAGCGCGAGGAGCGGGTCGTGCACCTGCTGGAAACGGTCGGGCTGTCCGCCGAGCACCTCCGGCGATACCCTCACGAGTTCTCGGGGGGACAGCGGCAGCGGATCGGGATCGCGCGGGCGCTGGCGGTGAGCCCGAAGCTCATCGTGGCCGACGAACCGGTGTCGGCGCTGGACGTGTCCATCCAGGCCCAGATCATCAATTTGTTGGAGGAGCTCCAGGCGAAGTTCGGCCTCACCTACCTGTTCATCGCCCACGACCTCTCGGTCGTCGAGCACATCTCGACGCGGGTGGCCGTCATGTATCTCGGCAAGATCGTCGAGATCGCGCCGGCCAAGGAGCTCTACACCAACCCCAAGCACCCGTACACGGAGGCGCTGCTCTCGGCCGTGCCCATCCCCGACCCCACGGTCAAGCGCAAGCGCATCATCCTGGAGGGCGACGTGCCCAGCCCCGTCAACCCACCCTCGGGATGCCGCTTCCACACCCGCTGCCCGATCCGGGTGCCGTCCTGCTCGGTGAACGACCAGGTTCTCAAGCAGATCTCACCGGGGCACTGGGTCGCCTGCCAGGTGCGCACGGGCG